The Streptomyces europaeiscabiei genome window below encodes:
- a CDS encoding MarR family winged helix-turn-helix transcriptional regulator yields MSSAFEGATPGFLVWRLSMKWRVAVDRAVAPLGLTHAQYALVTSLYGMDRAGRRPSQRQLADHTGLEALYVSKLARALEAAGLLERTRDPHDPRAVQLALTEQGRDVTRRAIKVVQGLMQQLLEPLGGLDGARTGEFARELTALLDVPIVPPTEHEQDHEKEQS; encoded by the coding sequence ATGAGTTCAGCTTTCGAGGGTGCGACGCCCGGTTTTCTCGTCTGGCGGCTGTCCATGAAGTGGCGGGTCGCGGTGGACCGCGCGGTCGCTCCGCTGGGGCTGACGCACGCGCAGTACGCGCTGGTGACGTCGCTGTACGGCATGGACCGGGCGGGTCGGCGGCCGAGTCAGCGGCAGCTCGCGGACCACACCGGCCTGGAGGCCCTGTACGTCTCCAAGCTGGCCCGTGCCCTGGAGGCCGCCGGGCTCCTCGAACGCACGCGCGACCCCCACGATCCCCGAGCCGTGCAGTTGGCGCTCACCGAGCAGGGGCGCGATGTCACCCGGCGCGCGATCAAGGTCGTCCAAGGTCTGATGCAACAGCTGCTGGAGCCGCTCGGCGGCCTCGACGGCGCCCGGACCGGGGAGTTCGCACGCGAACTCACCGCCTTGCTCGACGTACCCATCGTCCCGCCCACCGAGCACGAGCAGGATCACGAGAAGGAGCAGTCATGA
- a CDS encoding PepSY-associated TM helix domain-containing protein: MTIAPSTETDEPQKPVANPDGATRGWASLRPLVLRLHFYAGVLVAPFLLVAALTGGLYAASFSIEKIVYADQMTVAKVGDEKLPISEQVAAARKEHPEGTISAVRPSPEDDATTRVMLTGAEGIDEGNTLAVFVDPYTAQVRGALEQYGSTGALPVRTWIDKFHANLQLGEPGRLYSELAASWLWVISGGGLVLWFARRRAQRKVRGTSGRRRTLGLHGTVGVWAAAGFFFLSATGLTWSTYAGANIEVLRTELHQATPAISATAGDHGGHDDASADGGAAAEGDLDKILAAARSEGLGDPVEIVPPADASSTYVVKQVQRSWPTKQDAVAVDPATAEVTDTLRFADFPILAKLSRWGIDGHTGVLFGLANQLLLMALAASLVVLILWGYRMWWQRGRASSFGRPIPRGAWQHVPPQILVPALALIAVTGYFVPLLGIPLAVFIVVDVVLGEMAHRRGKRSYGGRVEAK; this comes from the coding sequence ATGACCATCGCCCCCTCGACCGAGACGGACGAGCCCCAGAAACCCGTCGCCAATCCCGACGGCGCCACGAGGGGCTGGGCCTCGCTCAGGCCGCTCGTGCTGCGGCTGCACTTCTACGCAGGCGTCCTCGTCGCCCCGTTCCTGCTGGTCGCCGCCCTGACCGGCGGGCTGTACGCCGCCTCGTTCTCGATCGAGAAGATCGTCTACGCGGACCAGATGACCGTCGCCAAGGTGGGCGACGAGAAGCTGCCGATCTCCGAACAGGTGGCCGCCGCCCGCAAGGAACACCCTGAGGGAACCATCTCCGCCGTACGCCCCTCGCCGGAGGACGACGCGACGACCCGGGTGATGCTGACGGGTGCCGAGGGCATCGACGAGGGCAACACGCTCGCGGTGTTCGTCGACCCGTACACGGCTCAGGTGCGCGGCGCCCTGGAGCAGTACGGCTCGACGGGCGCGCTGCCGGTGCGGACCTGGATCGACAAGTTCCACGCCAACCTTCAGCTCGGTGAGCCCGGCCGCCTCTACAGCGAACTCGCCGCGAGCTGGCTGTGGGTCATCTCGGGCGGCGGCCTCGTGCTCTGGTTCGCCCGCCGCCGCGCCCAGCGCAAGGTGCGCGGCACGAGCGGCCGCCGCCGAACCCTGGGCCTGCACGGCACGGTCGGTGTCTGGGCCGCCGCCGGGTTCTTCTTCCTCTCGGCGACGGGTCTGACCTGGTCGACGTACGCCGGCGCCAACATCGAGGTCCTGCGCACCGAGCTCCACCAGGCGACCCCGGCCATCTCGGCCACGGCGGGCGACCACGGGGGCCACGACGACGCCTCGGCGGACGGAGGTGCCGCCGCGGAGGGCGACCTGGACAAGATCCTCGCCGCCGCGCGCAGCGAGGGCCTCGGCGACCCGGTGGAGATCGTGCCGCCCGCCGACGCGTCCTCCACGTACGTGGTCAAGCAGGTCCAGCGCAGCTGGCCCACCAAACAGGACGCGGTGGCCGTGGACCCGGCGACCGCCGAGGTCACCGACACGCTCCGGTTCGCCGACTTCCCGATCCTCGCCAAGCTCTCCCGCTGGGGCATCGACGGCCACACCGGCGTCCTCTTCGGCCTGGCCAACCAGCTCCTCCTGATGGCCCTCGCGGCCTCCCTGGTCGTGCTGATCCTCTGGGGCTACCGCATGTGGTGGCAGCGCGGCCGTGCCTCGTCCTTCGGCCGCCCGATCCCGCGCGGCGCCTGGCAGCACGTGCCGCCCCAGATTCTGGTCCCGGCCCTGGCCCTCATCGCCGTCACCGGCTACTTCGTGCCCCTCCTCGGTATCCCGCTCGCCGTGTTCATCGTGGTGGACGTCGTCCTGGGCGAGATGGCGCACCGACGCGGCAAGCGGTCGTACGGCGGTCGGGTGGAGGCGAAGTAG
- a CDS encoding M6 family metalloprotease domain-containing protein — MTVDDVSALLNSPNFTANGNRCSVKEYFRTMSTGRLRFTNTVVGPLRMSRPRLAYGLKRNRGKLVPEALQAAVDAGVDFSRFDSLGRGVVDSVCIIYAGRTEFLEDLWPHNSRFPSEIDGVRTDFYTATSIGDTAADLSIGTFCHESGHLLCRFPDLYDYGTIEREGDDFTSAGMGTYCAMAGGQPGRRVPPVRRLRLPAPPGRVDAGCRHLCARLVRGQAGRVRGADLPQPPAQERRVLPCGEPQQARLRLPPALQRARRLPLRHQRLERVPAGHPGPPLPVRAAPGGRPPGPGDRPQFR, encoded by the coding sequence GTGACCGTCGACGACGTCTCCGCCCTGCTGAACAGCCCCAATTTCACCGCCAACGGCAATCGGTGCTCCGTGAAGGAGTACTTCCGCACGATGTCGACGGGCCGGCTCAGGTTCACCAACACCGTCGTCGGCCCGCTCCGCATGAGCCGGCCCCGGCTCGCGTACGGGCTCAAGCGGAACCGGGGCAAGCTCGTACCGGAGGCTCTCCAGGCGGCTGTGGACGCCGGTGTGGACTTCAGCCGCTTCGACTCCCTCGGACGGGGCGTCGTCGACTCCGTGTGCATCATTTACGCGGGGCGGACGGAGTTCCTGGAGGACCTCTGGCCGCACAACTCGCGTTTCCCCTCCGAGATCGACGGCGTACGGACGGACTTCTACACCGCCACGAGCATCGGTGACACGGCGGCCGACCTGAGCATCGGCACCTTCTGCCACGAGAGCGGACACCTGCTGTGCAGATTTCCCGACCTCTACGACTACGGAACCATCGAACGCGAGGGTGACGACTTCACCAGCGCCGGCATGGGCACCTACTGCGCCATGGCCGGCGGACAGCCTGGGCGACGGGTTCCTCCCGTCCGCCGTCTGCGTCTACCTGCGCCGCCTGGTCGGGTGGACGCGGGATGTCGACATCTCTGTGCCCGGCTCGTACGAGGCCAAGCAGGGCGAGTACGAGGCGCTGATCTACCACAACCCCCAGCGCAGGAACGTCGAGTACTACCTTGCGGAGAACCGCAGCAGGCTCGGCTTCGACTCCCGCCTGCCCTCCAGCGGGCTCGCCGTCTACCACTGCGACATCAAAGGCTCGAACGAGTTCCAGCAGGGCACCCAGGTCCACCACTACCAGTGCGCGCTGCTCCAGGCGGACGGCCACCTGGACCTGGAGACCGGCCGCAATTCCGGTGA
- a CDS encoding DNA cytosine methyltransferase, which yields MVLDLFAGPGGWSHALTVLGARDIGLEWDEWACKTRAVAGQLTIRTDVARYPTWVFSGRVVGLIASPPCQAWSMAGKRLGLVDQPLVHQAVADLAAGRDTREQLLGACADERSLLAAEPMRYLHALNTVGEPEWVAMEEVPDVLPLWKQYAAILRGWGFSVWTGILNAADYGVPQTRKRAIMLASRVRTAEPPAPTHARTAEPESLFGPGRARWMSMAEALGWGATDRPVPTVCAGGGPGGGPEPFPSGSRKTLTNARARGTWTSRLDTEMVVASPREGSGGAARRGSRKTNSVATPAPTSSAEVYRWSWSLRSNNQVLLPCAPPSPPATLRARALARPIPGRCPAMSGIFGDTLTFSYLQPGRGRRRRARRLR from the coding sequence ATCGTCCTCGACCTGTTCGCCGGCCCCGGCGGCTGGAGCCACGCACTCACCGTCCTCGGCGCGCGGGACATCGGCCTGGAATGGGACGAGTGGGCCTGCAAAACCCGTGCCGTGGCGGGGCAGTTGACCATCCGGACGGACGTCGCTCGCTATCCGACGTGGGTCTTCTCCGGCCGCGTAGTCGGGCTGATCGCCTCTCCGCCGTGTCAGGCGTGGTCGATGGCCGGCAAGCGCCTCGGGCTGGTCGACCAGCCGCTCGTTCACCAGGCCGTCGCCGACCTCGCCGCCGGCCGCGACACCCGCGAGCAACTGCTCGGCGCGTGCGCGGACGAACGCTCTCTCCTCGCGGCCGAACCCATGCGCTACCTACACGCCCTCAACACCGTGGGCGAGCCCGAATGGGTGGCCATGGAGGAAGTCCCCGACGTCCTGCCCCTGTGGAAGCAGTACGCGGCCATCCTGCGCGGCTGGGGCTTCTCCGTGTGGACCGGCATCCTCAACGCCGCCGACTACGGCGTACCCCAGACCCGGAAGCGGGCGATTATGCTCGCCTCCCGCGTCCGCACCGCCGAACCCCCAGCGCCCACCCATGCGAGAACGGCAGAGCCAGAGTCGTTGTTCGGTCCGGGCCGCGCCCGCTGGATGTCCATGGCCGAGGCCCTGGGCTGGGGCGCCACCGACCGTCCCGTGCCCACCGTGTGTGCCGGCGGCGGACCAGGAGGCGGCCCCGAACCCTTCCCGTCCGGCTCCCGCAAGACCCTCACCAACGCCCGCGCTCGCGGCACCTGGACATCCCGCCTCGACACGGAGATGGTTGTGGCCTCTCCGCGCGAGGGCTCCGGCGGGGCCGCGAGGCGGGGTTCCCGCAAGACCAACTCGGTGGCTACGCCAGCTCCTACGTCCAGCGCCGAGGTCTACCGCTGGTCGTGGTCCCTGCGCAGCAACAACCAGGTTCTTCTGCCCTGTGCGCCTCCGTCCCCGCCCGCCACACTGAGGGCGAGAGCCCTCGCGCGCCCTATTCCCGGGAGGTGTCCTGCGATGAGTGGCATCTTCGGTGACACCCTTACCTTCAGCTACCTTCAGCCAGGAAGAGGGCGGCGACGTCGAGCTCGTCGCCTTCGGTGA
- a CDS encoding pirin family protein, whose product MSNLDREAVPAVCGGRGFVVAEPVRELLSPRRVKLGESTEVRRLLPNLGRRMVGAWAFVDHYGPDDIADEPGMQVPPHPHMGLQTVSWLHQGEVLHRDSTGSLQTIRPRELGLMTSGRAISHSEESPKSHAPLLHGAQLWVALPDGHRHTDPHFEHHADLPVVTAAGLSATLILGSLDGATSPGTTFTPIVGADLTLAPGADLRLPLEPDFEYAVLAMSGEAYVDGVPVLPGSMLYLGCGRTELPLRADSDASLMLLGGEPFEEELIMFWNWIGRSQEEIVQARRDWMEGSRFGEVKGYDGDPLPAPELPPTPLKPRGRAR is encoded by the coding sequence ATGAGCAACCTAGATCGCGAGGCGGTGCCCGCGGTGTGCGGCGGCCGGGGCTTCGTGGTGGCCGAGCCGGTTCGTGAACTTCTCAGCCCGCGCCGGGTGAAGCTCGGCGAGTCCACCGAGGTGCGGCGCCTGCTGCCCAACCTGGGCCGCCGCATGGTGGGCGCCTGGGCATTCGTCGATCACTACGGTCCCGACGACATCGCCGACGAGCCCGGCATGCAGGTGCCGCCGCACCCGCACATGGGCCTGCAGACGGTCAGCTGGCTGCACCAGGGCGAGGTGCTGCACCGCGACTCCACGGGCAGCCTCCAGACGATCCGCCCGCGCGAACTGGGCCTGATGACCTCCGGGCGGGCCATCAGCCACTCGGAGGAGAGCCCGAAGTCGCACGCCCCCCTCCTGCACGGCGCCCAGCTCTGGGTGGCCCTGCCGGACGGCCACCGGCACACCGACCCACACTTCGAGCACCACGCCGACCTGCCCGTCGTCACGGCCGCCGGCCTGAGCGCCACCCTGATTCTCGGCTCCCTGGACGGCGCGACATCCCCCGGCACGACCTTCACGCCGATCGTCGGCGCCGACCTCACCCTGGCCCCCGGCGCGGACCTGCGCCTACCCCTCGAACCCGACTTCGAGTACGCCGTCCTCGCCATGTCCGGCGAGGCATACGTCGACGGCGTCCCCGTCCTCCCCGGATCCATGCTCTACCTCGGCTGCGGCCGCACCGAACTCCCCCTCCGCGCCGACTCGGACGCCTCCCTCATGCTCCTCGGCGGCGAGCCGTTCGAGGAGGAGCTGATCATGTTCTGGAACTGGATCGGACGGTCACAGGAAGAGATCGTACAGGCGCGTAGGGACTGGATGGAAGGGTCGAGATTCGGGGAGGTGAAGGGGTACGACGGGGATCCGCTGCCCGCGCCCGAGCTGCCGCCGACGCCTTTGAAGCCGCGGGGGAGGGCCCGTTGA
- a CDS encoding LysR family substrate-binding domain-containing protein, with protein MSCSIPSLVDGLLGGSYDLALLRTGTPVDAAVEVTILRSERLVAVLATGHPLAGRREIPLAALADEPIVVHPSRDRSSMHGRVLAACAPAGFEPAALVEVGETATLVVFVAAGHGGALVPESVQSLRLDGVTYLPLVETETVDLGLARRAGPNSPAAEQVAAVIESCVRR; from the coding sequence GTGAGCTGCTCAATCCCGAGCCTGGTCGACGGCCTGCTCGGAGGCAGTTACGACCTGGCTCTCCTGCGCACAGGCACGCCGGTGGACGCCGCCGTCGAGGTCACCATCCTCCGGTCCGAACGGCTGGTGGCGGTCCTGGCCACGGGCCATCCGCTGGCAGGCCGCCGCGAGATCCCCCTCGCGGCACTCGCCGACGAGCCGATTGTCGTCCACCCCTCCCGTGACCGTTCCTCCATGCACGGCCGGGTCCTCGCGGCATGCGCCCCGGCCGGCTTCGAGCCCGCCGCTCTGGTCGAGGTCGGCGAGACCGCGACGCTGGTCGTGTTCGTCGCCGCGGGCCACGGCGGCGCCCTGGTCCCGGAGTCGGTGCAGAGCCTCCGCCTCGACGGGGTGACGTACCTGCCGCTCGTCGAGACGGAAACCGTCGACCTGGGTCTGGCGCGCCGAGCGGGCCCGAACTCACCGGCCGCGGAACAGGTCGCAGCGGTCATCGAGTCATGCGTGAGGCGGTGA
- a CDS encoding ferritin-like domain-containing protein, with protein MSSVVNHRSNAIVELMRTPAAEHDELWLKKALQHAILLELATLPPYLCGLWSIEDEDQGTDAFQTIHTIVFDEMSHMGLACNMLTAIGGVPRIADAGLVPVYPGKLPGGVQPDLSVALMGLGKPALDMYSQIERPDDPVVEDLDAHTSIGAFYQAILDAFRARPELIKGTRQLTKNMASHGAGNNIVALTSLDDVEAAVKIIKEQGEGTTAAPDNPFPGGTGELAHFYAFRQLFHGRRLIRVSEDPPRFDFQGDEIPMPRTLPMGTVPAGGWAKGGVPVSDEVRTNLDAFNRHYSSLLRLLERAWQADQPGTATQLLGQAVGQMFQLQEPARALMRTPLPDGSGNTYGPEFRYVEDEP; from the coding sequence GTGTCAAGTGTGGTCAATCATCGCAGCAACGCGATCGTCGAACTCATGCGGACGCCTGCCGCCGAGCATGACGAATTGTGGCTGAAGAAGGCACTCCAGCATGCCATCCTGCTGGAACTGGCGACGCTTCCCCCCTATTTGTGCGGGCTGTGGTCGATCGAGGACGAGGACCAGGGGACGGACGCCTTCCAGACGATCCACACGATCGTCTTCGACGAGATGTCGCACATGGGCTTGGCGTGCAACATGCTCACCGCCATCGGCGGGGTGCCGCGCATCGCCGACGCCGGCCTGGTGCCGGTGTACCCGGGGAAGCTGCCTGGTGGTGTGCAGCCCGACTTGTCGGTCGCCCTCATGGGGCTGGGCAAACCCGCCCTGGACATGTACTCCCAGATCGAGCGGCCCGACGACCCGGTCGTCGAGGATCTGGACGCGCACACCTCGATCGGCGCCTTCTACCAGGCGATCCTCGACGCCTTCCGCGCCCGGCCCGAGCTGATCAAGGGCACCCGACAGCTGACCAAGAACATGGCGTCCCACGGCGCGGGCAACAACATCGTCGCCCTCACCTCGCTCGACGACGTCGAGGCGGCCGTGAAGATCATCAAGGAGCAGGGCGAGGGCACCACCGCGGCGCCGGACAACCCGTTCCCCGGCGGTACCGGGGAGCTCGCCCACTTCTACGCGTTCCGGCAGCTGTTCCACGGGCGCCGGCTGATCCGCGTGTCGGAGGATCCGCCGCGGTTCGACTTCCAGGGCGACGAGATTCCGATGCCCCGCACCCTCCCGATGGGAACAGTGCCGGCCGGCGGCTGGGCGAAGGGCGGTGTTCCCGTCTCCGACGAGGTGCGTACGAACCTCGATGCCTTCAACCGCCACTACAGCTCGCTGCTCCGCCTCCTGGAGCGTGCCTGGCAGGCGGATCAGCCGGGCACGGCGACGCAGTTGCTGGGCCAGGCGGTCGGGCAGATGTTCCAGTTGCAGGAGCCCGCCCGGGCCTTGATGCGCACGCCGCTGCCCGACGGGAGCGGGAACACCTACGGACCGGAGTTCCGCTACGTCGAGGATGAGCCGTAA
- a CDS encoding proprotein convertase P-domain-containing protein: MITFRTGEESTAGRLVSGESAPQAAIPEDDAGGLTDAITLEGAGTVRELTVTIDIEHRRIGDMRVVLLAPSGRRALLHNRTGGDTKNLRLTLTSQPPSLLAPLVGDAVAGSWKLKITDAVTPAAGTLRSWKIAIRTGT; encoded by the coding sequence GTGATCACCTTCCGTACCGGCGAGGAGAGCACTGCGGGCAGGCTGGTCAGCGGCGAGTCGGCACCTCAGGCCGCGATCCCCGAGGACGACGCCGGCGGTCTGACCGATGCCATCACCCTCGAAGGCGCGGGCACCGTCCGGGAACTGACGGTGACGATCGACATCGAACACCGGCGCATCGGCGATATGCGCGTGGTGCTGCTGGCGCCCTCGGGCCGCCGGGCCCTGCTCCACAACCGCACGGGCGGCGACACCAAGAACCTGCGGCTGACTCTGACGTCACAGCCGCCGTCGCTGCTCGCCCCACTCGTCGGCGACGCGGTGGCGGGCAGCTGGAAGCTCAAGATCACGGACGCGGTCACGCCTGCCGCCGGGACCCTGCGCAGCTGGAAGATCGCCATCCGCACCGGCACCTGA
- a CDS encoding peptide deformylase yields MASERDRTESQPLSDRVEELLAHEGPLPIVAAGDPVLRRTAEPFDGQLAPGLLARFVAALRATMHAAPGVGLAAPQVGVSLRIAVIEDPAPVPDEVRLARGRVPQPFRVLVNPAYEAVGSYRDAFFEGCLSVPGWQAVVARHAKVRLRALDERGRAVDEEFSGWPARIVQHETDHLNGTLYLDHAEVRSLSSNQAMADRWNDPTPANAARALGFLLPD; encoded by the coding sequence ATGGCTTCCGAACGTGACCGCACCGAGTCCCAGCCCCTGAGCGACCGGGTCGAGGAACTCCTCGCCCACGAGGGGCCGCTGCCGATCGTCGCCGCGGGCGACCCGGTACTGCGCCGCACCGCCGAGCCCTTCGACGGCCAGCTGGCCCCCGGCCTTCTGGCCCGCTTCGTCGCCGCCCTGCGCGCCACCATGCACGCGGCTCCCGGCGTCGGCCTCGCCGCGCCCCAGGTCGGGGTGTCGCTGCGCATCGCCGTGATCGAGGACCCCGCGCCGGTCCCGGACGAGGTACGGCTCGCCCGGGGCCGGGTTCCGCAGCCGTTCCGCGTCCTGGTCAATCCGGCGTACGAGGCCGTCGGGTCGTACCGTGACGCGTTCTTCGAGGGCTGTCTGAGCGTGCCCGGCTGGCAGGCCGTGGTGGCCCGGCACGCCAAGGTGCGGCTACGGGCGCTCGACGAGCGGGGGCGGGCGGTGGACGAGGAGTTCTCGGGGTGGCCCGCCCGTATCGTCCAGCACGAGACGGACCATCTGAACGGCACGCTCTACCTCGACCACGCCGAAGTGCGCTCGCTCTCCTCTAACCAGGCGATGGCCGACCGCTGGAACGATCCGACTCCGGCCAACGCCGCCCGGGCACTGGGCTTCCTGCTGCCCGACTGA
- a CDS encoding tetratricopeptide repeat protein, giving the protein MDTTYYDHGTPAERWERARMFFDARDYAAAARVLGPLVEEVPEQTGPRLLLARAYYHSAQLRRAEAELRVLVERDPVEHYARLMLGRTLERQARHDEAESHLRIASALAGDFERL; this is encoded by the coding sequence GTGGACACGACGTACTACGACCACGGAACACCCGCCGAGCGCTGGGAGCGCGCCCGGATGTTCTTCGACGCCAGGGACTACGCCGCCGCCGCGCGCGTCCTCGGCCCGCTGGTCGAGGAGGTTCCGGAGCAGACCGGCCCACGGCTGCTGCTGGCCCGCGCCTACTACCACTCGGCACAACTGCGCCGCGCCGAGGCCGAGTTGCGCGTTCTCGTCGAGCGGGACCCGGTGGAGCACTACGCCCGGCTGATGCTGGGCCGCACGCTCGAACGGCAGGCCCGGCACGACGAGGCGGAGTCCCATCTGCGGATCGCCTCGGCGCTCGCGGGCGACTTCGAGCGGCTGTAG
- a CDS encoding MarR family winged helix-turn-helix transcriptional regulator has protein sequence MTTTAPPVNGRVVALAHYASRAVLESVLTGYGLTFQQSVTLRVVAVADEPVDRDGLVDQVVGFLKVEKADIRAVVEELASAKLVETDPARPSRIRITDAGQEAFTRSTAETAPISARIYAGLPAEDLAATGRVLTLVTERANAELASLKKEQ, from the coding sequence ATGACCACCACCGCACCCCCCGTCAACGGCCGGGTCGTCGCCCTCGCCCACTACGCGAGCCGCGCGGTCCTGGAGAGTGTGCTGACCGGCTACGGCCTGACGTTCCAGCAGTCGGTGACCCTCCGGGTCGTCGCGGTCGCCGACGAACCCGTCGACCGCGACGGGCTCGTGGACCAGGTCGTCGGTTTCCTCAAGGTCGAGAAGGCCGATATACGGGCCGTCGTCGAGGAGTTGGCCTCCGCGAAGTTGGTGGAGACGGACCCGGCGCGGCCCTCCCGGATCAGGATCACGGACGCCGGACAGGAGGCGTTCACCAGGTCCACCGCCGAGACCGCACCCATCTCCGCCCGGATCTACGCCGGCCTCCCCGCCGAGGACCTGGCGGCCACCGGTCGCGTGCTGACCCTCGTCACCGAGCGCGCCAACGCGGAACTCGCCTCCCTGAAGAAGGAGCAGTAG
- a CDS encoding MFS transporter — MHEDSRGGSRGNATWPPVTLLVLAICGITVVADGYDVVVYGAVIPSLLHEPGWGLTPAGAGLIGSFALVGMLFGATTVGTLTDTLGRRKMLIGCLIWFSVMTGLCATATTPEVFGLFRFLAGLGLGGVLPTASALVGEYSRPRTRNLVFAILFSGFPVGGIIAALTGIFVLPRFGWQTMFVLGLLPLVLVLPLAIRFLPESITFLRAKGRHAEADRIADRWNITADDTQHGVPAPEQSPSGTDSGGMSPVRALFSRSYIGATICFLVMTCLCLFMIYGFNTWLPEIMRRAGYSTGSSLGFLLVFNIGAVVGTIVISLAADRFGSKPIITTTYLVSSVAVILLSLRLPTTVLYAAVALGGVGAMGTQSFVLAYVSKHYPVRMGATAMGWTLGFGRLGSMLAPPLLGLIIGAGLAFQWNFYALAVPGVIGALLVGLVPRAPEAAAATGHGGVGGTARPLAGQT, encoded by the coding sequence ATGCACGAAGACAGCCGCGGAGGAAGTCGTGGCAACGCCACCTGGCCCCCGGTGACACTGCTGGTACTCGCGATCTGTGGGATCACCGTCGTGGCCGACGGGTACGACGTCGTCGTCTACGGCGCGGTGATTCCGTCCTTGCTCCACGAACCCGGATGGGGCCTCACTCCCGCCGGTGCCGGTCTGATCGGTTCATTCGCTCTCGTCGGGATGCTCTTCGGAGCCACGACGGTCGGCACGCTCACCGACACTCTGGGCCGACGCAAAATGCTGATCGGCTGCCTGATCTGGTTCTCGGTGATGACGGGCCTGTGTGCGACGGCCACCACTCCGGAGGTGTTCGGCCTCTTCCGCTTCCTCGCCGGCCTCGGTCTCGGCGGCGTGCTGCCGACCGCGAGCGCGTTGGTGGGTGAGTACTCGCGCCCCAGGACGCGCAACCTGGTCTTCGCGATCCTCTTCAGCGGTTTCCCCGTGGGCGGCATCATCGCCGCCCTCACCGGAATCTTCGTGCTGCCCCGGTTCGGCTGGCAGACGATGTTCGTCCTCGGCCTCCTCCCGCTCGTCCTCGTCCTGCCACTGGCCATCAGGTTTCTGCCGGAGTCGATCACATTCCTCCGGGCGAAGGGGCGGCACGCCGAGGCGGACAGGATCGCGGACCGCTGGAACATCACCGCGGACGACACACAGCACGGCGTACCGGCACCTGAGCAGAGCCCGTCCGGTACCGACTCGGGCGGCATGTCGCCGGTACGGGCCCTCTTCTCGCGCAGCTACATCGGAGCGACGATCTGCTTCCTGGTGATGACGTGCCTGTGCCTCTTCATGATCTACGGCTTCAACACCTGGCTCCCGGAGATCATGCGTCGCGCCGGCTACTCCACGGGCTCCTCGCTCGGATTCCTCCTGGTGTTCAACATCGGAGCCGTCGTCGGCACGATCGTCATCTCGCTGGCGGCCGACCGATTCGGCTCCAAACCGATCATCACCACGACCTACCTCGTGTCCAGCGTGGCCGTCATACTGCTCAGCCTGCGGCTGCCCACGACGGTGCTGTACGCGGCCGTCGCACTGGGTGGCGTCGGGGCGATGGGCACGCAGTCGTTCGTCCTCGCCTATGTCTCCAAGCACTATCCGGTACGCATGGGCGCCACGGCGATGGGCTGGACGCTGGGGTTCGGCCGCCTCGGCTCGATGCTCGCCCCGCCGCTGCTCGGGCTCATCATCGGAGCCGGGCTGGCGTTCCAGTGGAACTTCTACGCACTCGCCGTACCCGGCGTCATCGGTGCCCTGCTGGTGGGGCTGGTTCCCCGCGCACCGGAGGCGGCAGCGGCCACGGGTCACGGGGGTGTCGGCGGGACCGCGCGTCCCCTCGCGGGGCAGACGTGA